From the genome of Acidobacteriota bacterium, one region includes:
- a CDS encoding serine hydrolase yields MRPLTWHPGLIPVAKKLNPISNGILHDRSRPLHHSFEAFIQLGQVHACAPLGCAWIKKRLLLPRAGRPWLPPRLRLTSRHGSWITPGEVYSQEVCFMCLFWQRRFVLVIICMSFLFSGAFAVAAPQRQQTPFGRQLGAIASRFGGKVTFAAVDLKTGERYGLAADQPVATASVIKLPVMVEAFFQIQEGKLQWSQPVKETDFDRVQGSGILQDLNPQINLTLGDAITLMIDLSDNTATNMVIRTVGIEPVNVRMRMLGLRHTALNGYVFHEKDATNEEAKKFGLGVTTADDMVHLLTLIKQHEILTPAACDQMLKILGKQRDIDAFPRYTSGLPGVTWEHKTGALDAVRNDVGIADTPAGPVVMAGFAFDSPDHQWTADNAALLVLGRLAQAALQHFLPAQVGAKAAK; encoded by the coding sequence ATGCGGCCATTGACGTGGCATCCTGGTCTGATTCCTGTCGCAAAAAAGCTCAATCCCATTTCTAATGGAATCCTGCATGATCGGTCAAGGCCTCTCCACCATTCCTTCGAAGCCTTTATTCAGCTGGGCCAAGTCCATGCCTGCGCGCCTTTGGGTTGCGCATGGATTAAGAAACGTTTACTCTTGCCCAGGGCAGGCCGGCCCTGGCTGCCGCCGCGGCTGCGTTTAACATCCAGGCACGGAAGTTGGATTACGCCCGGCGAAGTTTATTCCCAGGAGGTATGTTTCATGTGTTTATTTTGGCAGCGCAGGTTCGTTCTTGTAATCATCTGCATGTCATTCTTATTTTCCGGAGCATTCGCGGTGGCTGCGCCTCAACGGCAACAAACGCCATTCGGACGCCAGTTGGGCGCCATTGCCTCGCGCTTTGGCGGCAAGGTAACTTTTGCAGCGGTGGACCTGAAGACCGGCGAACGATACGGCCTGGCTGCAGACCAGCCAGTTGCTACGGCATCGGTCATCAAATTGCCCGTGATGGTGGAGGCGTTCTTTCAGATCCAGGAGGGCAAGCTGCAGTGGTCGCAGCCGGTGAAGGAAACTGACTTTGATCGTGTGCAGGGCTCCGGGATCCTCCAGGACCTGAACCCGCAAATCAACCTGACACTCGGCGACGCCATCACGCTGATGATCGACTTGAGCGACAACACGGCCACCAACATGGTGATCCGGACCGTCGGGATCGAACCCGTGAATGTTCGCATGCGCATGCTGGGACTCCGGCACACGGCCCTGAACGGCTACGTTTTTCATGAAAAGGACGCCACAAACGAGGAGGCAAAAAAGTTCGGCCTTGGTGTCACAACAGCGGATGACATGGTCCACCTGCTCACCCTGATCAAACAGCACGAGATCCTCACTCCGGCGGCCTGCGACCAGATGCTGAAAATTCTAGGCAAGCAGCGCGACATTGACGCCTTCCCCCGCTACACCAGCGGCCTCCCGGGCGTCACCTGGGAGCACAAGACCGGAGCTCTCGACGCCGTCCGCAACGATGTTGGAATTGCCGATACGCCCGCCGGCCCTGTCGTCATGGCGGGCTTCGCCTTTGACTCTCCCGATCACCAATGGACAGCCGACAACGCCGCCCTGTTGGTTTTAGGACGTCTGGCCCAGGCCGCTTTGCAACACTTTCTGCCCGCCCAAGTGGGAGCCAAAGCGGCAAAGTAG